One genomic window of Gallaecimonas sp. GXIMD4217 includes the following:
- a CDS encoding HesA/MoeB/ThiF family protein: protein MRYQRQTLLWGQHGQQQLASKRVAIVGLGGLGCPAALYLAGAGVGRLRLIDDDKVEIHNLHRQVLYRSQHLGTAKAESARRQLQALNPHCEVEDVPERLSQRNIGRLLADCDLVLDCADGLASKLLLNRHCRPRRLPLISATANRWQWRLQLVHRGPCLACLFGEVEHSGEGCDALGVAGPILGMAGSQQALLALRLLQGLPVRDDLLQLYDGERQQWHELALVPEPDCPVCA, encoded by the coding sequence ATGCGCTACCAGCGCCAGACCCTGCTCTGGGGCCAGCACGGCCAGCAGCAGCTGGCCTCAAAGCGGGTGGCCATAGTGGGCCTGGGCGGCCTGGGCTGTCCCGCCGCCCTCTACCTGGCCGGTGCCGGCGTCGGCCGGCTGCGCCTCATCGACGACGACAAGGTGGAGATCCACAACCTGCACCGCCAGGTGCTCTACCGCAGCCAGCACCTGGGCACGGCCAAGGCCGAAAGCGCCCGCCGCCAGCTGCAGGCCCTCAATCCCCACTGCGAGGTGGAGGACGTCCCCGAGCGGCTCAGCCAACGCAACATCGGCCGGCTGCTGGCCGACTGCGATCTGGTGCTGGACTGCGCCGACGGCCTGGCCAGCAAGCTGCTGCTGAACCGCCATTGCCGGCCCCGCCGGCTGCCGCTGATCAGCGCCACCGCCAACCGCTGGCAATGGCGGCTGCAGTTGGTTCACCGAGGGCCCTGCCTGGCCTGCCTGTTTGGCGAGGTAGAGCACAGCGGCGAGGGCTGCGACGCCCTGGGCGTGGCCGGCCCCATCCTCGGCATGGCCGGCAGCCAGCAGGCGCTGCTGGCGCTGCGGCTGCTGCAGGGCCTGCCGGTGCGGGACGATTTGCTGCAGCTCTACGACGGCGAACGCCAGCAGTGGCATGAACTGGCCCTGGTGCCGGAGCCGGACTGCCCGGTCTGCGCCTAA
- a CDS encoding S8 family serine peptidase yields MKQNTFPLSRLALCVSLTVTPMATLATLQGDNPLQVQAEQTTEQHQFVVELTTPGAWQPGGSAAQAQAAQQRLLTQLRAIDGGLQVLASSTKLTNSLQLRLSAQAAASLQGHAEVASVLAFAPRLEPQQTPVQAVSSLSSATPAKGFSTPAPALSSGENAGSGVTIAILSTGIDYTHQALGGDGSAESYQSAVANAQAEFDGFPTERVVGGQDFASEAGWGSDLNPLDNSDSYEHYSGWVYPTGRGTMLASLIHQQAPGAKLLAYKMAGLSDPWGGGLSATLPSQTSMAQAMEHAIESGADIIVVDHSIYGAHFAAYHDPSDGQPSGLALDIAMVNTAAAQGALVVTTAGHFGEFPSKYNIAAMGAAADALTVGGVEAHGETELVTAPWTPHGPVRGIQTIKPDLVSYAADMEVALVGSGDQSRVESQPDFAVARMAAAAAIVKGDRDGLSGLEVKALLANTASHAIQRGDSGQPASVTQIGGGVENLDAALASPVALWEKGSHQPHLAFGHQEVDGKARLVREVSLRNYSEEAQTYQLAMELAPGRPGNDAVNWTFPASVTVPAKSTISVPVILELDADGLPDWGLVKSDDYSLETWEKMELNGYLVLSAESQPTLNLGWSVLPRAKARLKRNFETHQEFFESEHPLPWADYTDGRKQAFTNAGSHTLKAAALPIIHSRARRPEDKLDTNNLMKHVAGGVFDEAACTSGKKMVLAANMHQPMDIAAANHFDKIGDVLFAFNLYPKATVEAYGLDESMDPYLFLQDEEWLGYGWVALDLEGRPTTYVVDLNQPYDWSQPQARIKASPLPTYFGSGNSTVMAQFCLDELFHHEVDEVADFDQNMGFVFATDRDAFPDVHAPIVRYNPVKWGRERVSTYFDWMSGEEVEQITNTTMEVKMNRLDAEGNEGDQWSWQLDLAPGESAMLHAQKDANCTDFAIDPSAVCLPNDFLLFDLASDQAIAAPFALRQAEVLPDQRFAVAENSAAGTLIGRIEVGVAGFFGTGAYDEEDWSPFEFQLVNALPGTPLALAKDGTLTVANPAALDYENGSSLLLKVQSRQGSDIGGTEEVLVEIQNLNDVAPVLASALPGISATQGDEVQLSLAGYFTDPEGDLLTLSVTGLPQGLSFDADGLAIRGTAEEAGDFAVEVTAFDGVHETSAPLALTVAQPQDQGSGGGSLGFGLGLLALLGLRRRS; encoded by the coding sequence ATGAAACAGAACACCTTTCCCCTCTCCCGGCTGGCCCTGTGCGTTAGCCTCACTGTAACGCCTATGGCTACCCTGGCCACCCTGCAAGGAGACAACCCGCTGCAGGTCCAGGCCGAACAGACCACAGAGCAGCACCAGTTCGTGGTCGAGCTGACCACCCCGGGCGCCTGGCAGCCCGGCGGCAGCGCCGCCCAGGCCCAGGCCGCCCAACAGCGCCTGCTGACACAGCTGCGCGCCATCGACGGCGGGCTCCAGGTGCTGGCCAGCAGCACCAAGCTGACCAACTCCCTGCAGCTGCGCCTGAGCGCCCAGGCCGCCGCCAGCCTGCAGGGTCATGCCGAGGTGGCCAGCGTCCTGGCCTTTGCGCCCCGCCTCGAGCCCCAGCAGACCCCGGTCCAGGCCGTGAGCAGCCTCTCCAGCGCCACCCCGGCCAAGGGCTTCAGCACCCCCGCACCGGCCCTGTCCTCGGGTGAGAATGCCGGCAGCGGCGTGACCATCGCCATCCTCTCCACCGGCATCGACTACACCCACCAGGCCCTGGGCGGTGACGGCAGCGCCGAGAGCTACCAGAGCGCCGTTGCCAACGCCCAGGCCGAGTTCGACGGCTTTCCCACCGAGCGGGTAGTGGGCGGCCAGGATTTCGCCTCCGAGGCGGGCTGGGGCAGCGACCTCAATCCCCTGGACAACAGCGACAGCTACGAGCACTACAGCGGCTGGGTATACCCCACCGGCCGCGGCACCATGCTGGCCTCGCTGATCCACCAGCAGGCGCCCGGCGCCAAGCTGCTGGCCTACAAGATGGCCGGCCTGTCCGACCCCTGGGGCGGCGGCCTTAGCGCAACGCTGCCCTCCCAGACCAGCATGGCCCAGGCCATGGAGCACGCCATAGAGAGCGGCGCCGACATCATCGTCGTCGACCACAGCATCTACGGCGCCCACTTCGCCGCCTACCACGACCCCAGCGACGGCCAGCCTTCCGGCCTGGCCCTGGATATCGCCATGGTCAACACCGCCGCCGCCCAAGGCGCCCTGGTGGTCACCACGGCCGGCCACTTCGGCGAGTTCCCTTCCAAGTACAACATTGCCGCCATGGGCGCGGCCGCAGACGCCCTGACCGTGGGTGGCGTCGAGGCCCATGGCGAAACCGAGCTGGTCACGGCGCCCTGGACGCCCCATGGCCCGGTACGGGGCATCCAGACCATCAAGCCGGATCTGGTGAGCTACGCCGCCGACATGGAGGTCGCCCTGGTGGGCTCCGGTGATCAGAGCAGGGTCGAATCCCAGCCGGACTTCGCCGTTGCCCGGATGGCGGCCGCCGCCGCCATCGTGAAGGGCGATCGGGACGGCCTGTCCGGCCTGGAAGTGAAGGCCCTGCTGGCCAACACCGCCAGCCACGCCATCCAGCGCGGCGACAGCGGCCAACCGGCCTCGGTGACCCAGATCGGCGGCGGCGTGGAGAACCTGGACGCCGCCCTGGCATCCCCGGTGGCCCTGTGGGAAAAGGGCAGCCACCAGCCGCACCTGGCCTTCGGCCACCAGGAGGTGGACGGCAAGGCCCGCCTGGTACGGGAAGTGTCGCTGCGCAACTACAGCGAGGAGGCCCAGACCTACCAGCTGGCCATGGAGCTGGCCCCGGGCCGCCCCGGCAACGACGCCGTCAACTGGACCTTCCCGGCCTCGGTGACGGTACCGGCCAAGAGCACCATCAGCGTGCCGGTGATCCTGGAGCTCGACGCCGACGGCCTGCCGGACTGGGGCCTGGTCAAGAGCGATGACTACAGCCTCGAGACCTGGGAAAAGATGGAGCTGAACGGCTACCTGGTGCTGAGCGCCGAGTCCCAGCCGACCCTCAACCTGGGCTGGTCGGTGCTGCCGCGCGCCAAGGCCAGGCTCAAGCGCAACTTCGAGACCCACCAGGAATTCTTCGAAAGCGAGCACCCCCTGCCCTGGGCCGACTACACCGACGGTCGCAAGCAGGCCTTCACCAACGCCGGCAGCCACACTCTCAAGGCGGCGGCCCTGCCCATCATCCACTCCAGGGCCCGGCGCCCCGAAGACAAGCTGGACACCAACAACCTGATGAAGCATGTGGCCGGCGGCGTCTTCGACGAAGCGGCCTGCACCTCGGGCAAGAAGATGGTGTTGGCGGCCAACATGCACCAGCCCATGGACATCGCCGCCGCCAACCACTTCGACAAGATTGGCGACGTGCTGTTCGCGTTCAACCTCTACCCCAAGGCCACGGTCGAGGCCTACGGCCTGGATGAATCCATGGATCCCTACCTCTTCCTGCAGGATGAGGAATGGCTCGGCTACGGCTGGGTGGCCCTGGATCTGGAAGGCAGGCCCACCACCTATGTGGTCGACCTGAACCAGCCCTACGACTGGAGCCAGCCCCAGGCCCGCATCAAGGCCTCGCCCCTGCCCACCTACTTCGGCTCGGGCAACAGCACCGTCATGGCCCAGTTCTGCCTGGACGAGCTGTTCCACCACGAGGTGGACGAGGTGGCGGACTTCGACCAGAACATGGGCTTTGTCTTCGCCACCGACAGGGATGCCTTCCCCGACGTGCACGCGCCCATAGTGCGCTACAACCCGGTCAAGTGGGGCAGGGAGCGCGTCTCCACCTATTTCGACTGGATGAGCGGTGAAGAGGTGGAGCAGATCACCAACACCACCATGGAGGTGAAGATGAACCGCCTCGACGCCGAGGGCAACGAGGGCGACCAGTGGAGCTGGCAGCTGGATCTGGCCCCCGGCGAGTCCGCCATGCTCCATGCCCAGAAGGACGCCAACTGCACCGACTTTGCCATCGACCCCAGCGCCGTCTGCCTGCCCAACGACTTCCTGCTGTTCGACCTGGCCAGCGACCAGGCCATCGCCGCGCCCTTTGCGCTGCGTCAGGCGGAGGTGCTGCCGGATCAGCGCTTCGCGGTGGCCGAGAACAGCGCTGCCGGCACCCTGATTGGCCGGATAGAGGTCGGGGTAGCGGGTTTCTTCGGCACAGGCGCCTATGACGAGGAAGACTGGTCGCCCTTCGAGTTCCAGCTGGTCAACGCCCTGCCCGGCACCCCCCTGGCCCTGGCCAAGGACGGCACCCTGACCGTCGCCAACCCGGCCGCCCTGGACTACGAGAACGGCAGTTCGCTGCTGCTCAAGGTCCAGTCCCGCCAGGGCAGCGACATCGGCGGCACCGAAGAGGTGCTGGTCGAGATCCAGAACCTCAACGACGTCGCCCCCGTGCTGGCCTCGGCCCTGCCCGGCATCAGCGCGA
- the thiE gene encoding thiamine phosphate synthase, with protein sequence MLLSSDEPLSFPRCPKRLGFYPVVPDADWVEKLLLLGVRTIQIRVKTLSGAALRQELARAVRLGNDFGARVFINDHWQLAIELAAYGVHLGQEDIQGANLAAISRAGLRLGISTHGYFELLRAEALEPSYVALGAIFPTTTKVMPTAPQGLDKLAHYCRLLPHRPKVAIGGINMDNASSVLACGPDSLAVVRAVTESEDLDACVGYFLKLCGAGG encoded by the coding sequence ATGCTGCTGAGTTCGGACGAGCCGCTCAGCTTTCCCCGCTGTCCCAAGCGGCTCGGCTTCTACCCCGTGGTGCCGGACGCCGACTGGGTGGAAAAGCTGCTGCTGCTGGGGGTGCGCACCATACAGATCCGGGTCAAGACACTGAGCGGCGCGGCGCTCAGGCAGGAGCTGGCCCGGGCGGTACGGCTGGGCAACGACTTCGGCGCCCGGGTCTTCATCAACGACCACTGGCAGCTGGCCATCGAGCTGGCTGCCTACGGGGTGCACCTGGGCCAGGAGGATATCCAGGGGGCCAACCTGGCCGCCATCTCCCGGGCCGGGCTGCGGCTGGGGATCAGTACCCACGGCTATTTCGAGCTGCTCAGGGCCGAGGCCCTGGAGCCCTCCTACGTGGCCCTGGGCGCCATCTTCCCCACCACCACCAAGGTGATGCCCACGGCCCCCCAGGGCCTGGACAAGCTGGCCCACTACTGCCGACTGCTGCCCCACAGGCCCAAGGTGGCCATCGGCGGCATCAACATGGACAACGCCAGCTCGGTGCTGGCCTGCGGCCCGGACAGCCTGGCCGTGGTCAGGGCCGTCACCGAAAGCGAGGATCTGGATGCCTGCGTCGGCTACTTCCTGAAGCTGTGCGGGGCCGGCGGCTGA
- a CDS encoding thiazole synthase encodes MDALHLYGHAFRSRLWLGTAAYPSPTKLQAAVQAAEPGLLTCSLRRQRPDQEGGQAFWAWLKGLALPLLPNTAGCHSAKEAINLAWMARELFDTPWIKLEITGDDYNLQPDPFALVEACRELTREGFQVFPYCTTDLVLCKRLLDAGCEVLMPWGAPIGSGQGLNDILALKTLRQRLPGIPLVVDAGIGLPSQACHALELGMDAVLLNTAVARAGDPALMAAAMAGAVSAGRQAFLAQPMSPQDRAAASTPIVGTPFWHGEH; translated from the coding sequence GGCTCTGGCTGGGCACCGCCGCCTATCCGTCGCCGACCAAGCTGCAGGCGGCGGTGCAAGCCGCCGAGCCTGGCCTGCTGACCTGTTCCTTGCGCCGCCAACGCCCGGACCAGGAGGGCGGCCAGGCCTTCTGGGCCTGGCTCAAGGGCCTGGCGCTGCCGCTGCTGCCCAACACCGCCGGCTGCCACAGCGCCAAGGAGGCCATCAACCTGGCCTGGATGGCCAGGGAGCTGTTCGACACCCCCTGGATCAAGCTGGAGATCACCGGCGACGACTACAATCTGCAGCCGGACCCCTTCGCCCTGGTAGAGGCCTGCCGGGAGCTTACCCGGGAGGGATTCCAGGTTTTTCCCTATTGCACGACCGACCTGGTGCTATGTAAAAGGTTACTGGACGCGGGCTGCGAGGTGCTGATGCCCTGGGGTGCCCCCATCGGCTCCGGCCAGGGCCTGAACGATATCCTGGCCCTGAAGACGCTGCGCCAGCGCCTGCCCGGCATCCCCCTGGTGGTGGACGCCGGCATCGGCCTGCCCTCCCAGGCCTGCCACGCCCTGGAGCTGGGCATGGACGCGGTGCTGCTGAACACCGCCGTGGCCAGGGCCGGCGATCCGGCCCTGATGGCCGCGGCCATGGCCGGCGCGGTCAGCGCCGGCCGCCAGGCATTCCTGGCCCAGCCCATGAGCCCCCAGGACAGGGCCGCCGCGTCCACGCCCATAGTGGGCACCCCCTTCTGGCACGGAGAACATTGA
- a CDS encoding winged helix-turn-helix domain-containing protein, translated as MKSGEYQVGAWLVIPAELRLKRNDREETLPPKVFEVLLQMLQAPGHTVSREQLIEQVWQGNEAVGQRGITNAIYQLRKLLADDDQEAIRTIAKTGYQLLLPVRAPAKESEAEPATRKRPWPWGLAVLLVAVALAWAYWLSLAPTVPGYGKARPLTFLEGVEETPALSRDGRYLAFMWERLDEPARIFIQDLQRPDAALRQISFSDDNESNPSWSPDGRRLAFLRMDSTGRCDVYIKDLDDLKESRITSCDQERFHRVLDWSPSGRYLAVIDKVPGQEHTAVFLYDLQSHERRQLTHPSDGERDNQLAWAHGRDELAFVRFQGAMTADLYLVDLKERESRLTKDEASIHGLIWSRDDDQLAFNSMRDGSHNLWLYLLADDSIHSLYRDQTPFNLIALPEPGHYAYVRHAALEYLQGWDGQQQVDIKSSGRDLYGILSPDGERVAFLSNRSGQFELWVARRDGAQARPLTEGEGLMELPAWSADGSQLVSAIVAGKGQAPGLVLFDLAADRRRILLQDGHQYRNPQWNPDGRSLLVASSRSGTWQIWRLDLPSGQLTQLTQQGGQFARQGKDGRLYFTRHHEAGLWVQETDGESRLLIADLAADDWGNWVLTPQGILYVRRDHDMDRLVLWQQDGEVTVERSFDRGSIKINRSLSMDERGRLMLTRLGRREANIMAIAPVTREQ; from the coding sequence ATGAAATCCGGTGAATATCAGGTGGGCGCCTGGCTGGTGATCCCGGCCGAGTTGAGGCTGAAGAGGAATGACAGGGAGGAGACCCTGCCACCCAAGGTCTTCGAGGTGCTGCTGCAGATGCTGCAGGCGCCGGGCCATACCGTCAGCCGGGAGCAGCTGATCGAGCAGGTCTGGCAGGGCAACGAGGCGGTCGGCCAGCGCGGCATCACCAACGCCATCTACCAGTTGCGCAAGCTGCTGGCCGACGATGACCAGGAGGCGATCCGCACCATCGCCAAGACCGGCTACCAGTTGTTGCTGCCGGTGCGGGCCCCGGCCAAGGAGAGCGAGGCCGAGCCGGCCACCCGCAAGCGCCCCTGGCCGTGGGGCCTGGCGGTGTTGCTGGTGGCGGTGGCGCTGGCATGGGCCTACTGGCTGAGCCTGGCCCCGACCGTGCCCGGCTACGGCAAGGCCAGGCCCCTGACCTTTCTCGAGGGGGTCGAGGAAACCCCGGCGCTGTCCCGTGACGGTCGTTACCTGGCCTTCATGTGGGAGCGCCTCGACGAGCCGGCGCGTATCTTCATCCAGGATCTGCAGCGCCCGGACGCCGCCCTGCGCCAGATCAGTTTCAGCGACGACAACGAATCCAATCCCAGCTGGTCGCCGGACGGCCGGCGGCTGGCCTTCCTGCGCATGGACAGCACGGGACGCTGCGATGTCTATATCAAGGACCTCGACGATCTAAAGGAGAGCCGCATCACCTCCTGCGATCAGGAGCGTTTCCACAGGGTGCTGGACTGGTCGCCGTCGGGCCGCTACCTGGCCGTCATCGACAAGGTGCCCGGCCAGGAACACACCGCCGTCTTCCTCTACGATCTGCAAAGCCATGAACGGCGCCAGCTGACCCACCCCAGCGACGGCGAGCGGGACAACCAGCTGGCCTGGGCCCATGGCCGCGACGAGCTGGCCTTCGTGCGTTTCCAGGGGGCAATGACCGCCGATCTCTACCTGGTGGATCTAAAGGAAAGGGAAAGCCGGCTCACCAAGGACGAGGCCTCCATCCACGGCCTGATCTGGAGCCGGGATGACGACCAGCTTGCGTTCAATTCGATGCGGGACGGCAGCCACAACCTGTGGCTTTACCTGCTGGCGGACGACAGCATTCATTCCCTGTACCGCGACCAGACCCCCTTTAACCTGATCGCCCTGCCCGAGCCCGGCCATTATGCCTATGTCCGCCACGCCGCCCTGGAGTATCTCCAGGGCTGGGATGGGCAGCAGCAGGTGGATATCAAGTCGTCCGGGCGCGATCTCTACGGCATCCTGTCCCCGGATGGGGAGCGGGTGGCCTTCCTCTCCAACCGCTCCGGCCAATTCGAGCTTTGGGTGGCAAGGCGAGACGGTGCCCAGGCCCGCCCCCTGACCGAGGGCGAGGGGCTGATGGAGCTGCCGGCCTGGTCCGCTGACGGCAGCCAGCTGGTTTCCGCCATCGTCGCCGGCAAGGGCCAGGCGCCCGGGCTGGTGCTGTTCGACCTGGCCGCTGACCGGCGCCGGATCCTGCTCCAGGACGGCCACCAGTACCGCAACCCACAGTGGAACCCGGATGGCCGCAGCCTGCTGGTGGCCAGCAGTCGCAGCGGCACCTGGCAGATCTGGCGCCTGGATCTGCCCTCCGGGCAGTTGACCCAGCTGACCCAGCAGGGCGGGCAGTTCGCCCGGCAGGGCAAGGACGGCCGCCTCTATTTTACCCGCCACCATGAGGCCGGGCTCTGGGTGCAGGAAACCGATGGCGAAAGCCGGCTGCTGATCGCCGACCTGGCGGCGGACGACTGGGGCAACTGGGTGCTGACGCCCCAGGGCATCCTCTATGTGCGCCGCGACCATGACATGGACCGGCTGGTGCTCTGGCAGCAGGACGGGGAGGTCACGGTCGAGCGCAGCTTCGACCGCGGCAGCATCAAGATCAACCGCAGCCTGTCCATGGATGAGCGGGGCCGACTGATGCTGACCCGGCTGGGCCGGCGCGAGGCCAACATCATGGCCATAGCCCCTGTGACCCGGGAGCAATAA